The following coding sequences lie in one Kamptonema formosum PCC 6407 genomic window:
- a CDS encoding rhomboid family intramembrane serine protease has protein sequence MSNPKVKGIASELQTQAAILGGFVALMWIIEIVDWFLLGGRLNAYGVRPWSMVGLRGILFMPFLHANFAHLAANTLPFITFGWLIMLQETSDFFLVSAVTMLVSGLGVWLTGAPYSVHIGASGLIFGYFGFLLLRGFFERSFMSIALSLFVGFLYGGLIWGVLPSQPGVSWQGHLFGFVGGVLAAQLLGRRKLSNRQGG, from the coding sequence ATGAGCAACCCAAAAGTCAAAGGAATCGCCAGCGAATTGCAAACCCAGGCTGCAATACTAGGTGGATTCGTTGCCCTGATGTGGATTATAGAAATTGTTGACTGGTTTTTGCTAGGAGGGCGGCTAAATGCTTACGGAGTCCGTCCTTGGAGTATGGTAGGGCTTCGCGGCATCTTATTTATGCCTTTCCTGCACGCGAATTTTGCTCACTTAGCAGCAAATACCCTCCCTTTTATTACTTTCGGATGGTTGATTATGCTGCAAGAAACCAGTGATTTCTTTCTGGTTAGTGCGGTGACGATGCTGGTAAGTGGACTTGGGGTTTGGCTAACAGGTGCGCCTTATTCTGTTCATATTGGAGCTAGCGGGTTAATCTTTGGTTATTTTGGTTTCTTGCTATTAAGGGGATTTTTTGAACGTAGCTTTATGTCGATAGCTTTATCTCTATTTGTTGGTTTTCTTTACGGAGGTTTAATCTGGGGAGTTTTGCCTTCACAACCAGGGGTTTCTTGGCAAGGGCATCTTTTTGGATTTGTTGGTGGTGTGCTTGCTGCTCAACTTTTGGGACGGCGAAAGTTGAGCAACCGCCAAGGCGGTTAG
- a CDS encoding DNA phosphorothioation-associated putative methyltransferase, with amino-acid sequence MDSQSLIPNLLQISNLCQNSQIGKKLPTALYVHISALKALDPQLKLYESCASSKIDCTDKTTLIKFHTNKPKISYLFYPDFDLDPHPTLHTSIQVDLETGEINYKDYTKIDNPPILHRKETFVTPDYPHYQKFAELTKSEEALGLLKNTSTIGTRQGWLDLLEKQGVEIQLDHSVVEFDRGEDEDNYQFPLPKIERHKAAMSRHSLSKPVRLSLEANLFTEGSTFFDYGCGYGGDVKRIAEKNFAAVGWDPYYQPDTSHISADIVNLGYVINVIEDLGERREALLNAWTLTKKILIVAAQVLIDDRNKCQIAYGDGVITSRNTFQKYYEQEELKVYIDQVLNVDSIPVALGIYFVFRDESEAQNFRASRFRSRVSTPRICVQVKRFEDYEEVLAPLMAFVSDRGRLPVKGELSEESIIKEEFKNFHRAFQVILQATDGEEWEVIADKRRQDLLVYIALSNLGDRPQFRKFPTQIKNDIKGLFDNYQKACVLADLMLYSLGSSTIISDICQDSAIGYKVSKSLSVHISALEELDPLLRLYEGCANRTIGRLDGATVIKFHTNTPKISYLFYPEFDTDPHPALDTAMHIDLRDLSVSYEEYFSSRNPPILHRKETFVTPNYPLYDKFAQLSRQEEYLGILDDISGIKTRRNWVKFLQEYGVKIKDHSVFWRSDADPERVKFLKEKIRERLKKSKTVNS; translated from the coding sequence ATGGATTCCCAATCCCTAATTCCCAATTTACTACAAATTTCTAACCTTTGCCAAAATAGCCAAATTGGTAAAAAATTGCCCACCGCTCTTTACGTCCACATTTCAGCTTTAAAAGCTCTCGATCCTCAACTCAAACTATACGAAAGCTGCGCCAGCAGTAAGATAGATTGTACCGATAAAACTACGCTGATTAAATTTCATACTAATAAACCTAAAATTTCCTATCTTTTTTACCCTGACTTCGATCTAGATCCTCATCCAACCTTGCACACTAGCATTCAAGTAGATTTAGAAACTGGAGAAATTAACTATAAAGATTATACCAAAATTGATAATCCTCCTATCCTTCATCGTAAGGAAACTTTTGTTACTCCTGACTACCCTCACTATCAGAAGTTTGCCGAACTTACGAAATCAGAAGAAGCATTAGGTCTTCTAAAAAATACCAGTACTATTGGTACTCGCCAAGGGTGGCTTGATTTATTAGAAAAGCAAGGTGTAGAAATACAACTAGATCACTCAGTTGTTGAATTTGATCGAGGCGAAGATGAAGATAATTACCAATTTCCTCTTCCCAAGATAGAGCGTCATAAAGCTGCGATGAGCCGGCATTCTTTATCTAAACCAGTGCGTTTGTCCCTAGAAGCAAACTTATTTACAGAAGGCTCAACTTTTTTTGATTATGGTTGCGGATATGGCGGTGATGTTAAACGAATTGCTGAGAAAAATTTTGCTGCTGTTGGGTGGGACCCGTATTATCAGCCGGATACTTCCCACATTTCTGCTGATATTGTCAATCTTGGTTATGTGATTAATGTGATTGAAGATTTAGGGGAACGGCGAGAGGCTTTACTCAATGCTTGGACGCTAACTAAAAAAATATTAATCGTTGCTGCTCAGGTACTTATTGATGATAGAAACAAATGTCAAATTGCTTACGGTGATGGAGTAATTACTTCCCGGAATACTTTTCAGAAATATTACGAGCAGGAAGAACTAAAAGTTTATATTGACCAAGTTCTAAATGTTGATTCAATTCCTGTTGCTTTAGGTATTTACTTTGTTTTTCGCGATGAATCTGAAGCTCAAAATTTTCGTGCTTCTCGCTTTAGATCCCGTGTTAGCACTCCGAGAATTTGCGTTCAAGTTAAGCGATTTGAAGACTACGAAGAAGTGCTTGCACCTTTAATGGCTTTTGTGAGCGATCGCGGCCGTCTTCCCGTGAAAGGTGAATTGTCTGAAGAGTCAATTATTAAAGAGGAGTTTAAAAATTTTCACCGTGCTTTTCAAGTTATTTTACAAGCCACTGATGGTGAAGAATGGGAAGTAATTGCTGATAAACGCCGCCAAGATTTGTTAGTTTATATCGCTTTGAGTAATTTAGGCGATCGCCCTCAATTTCGCAAATTTCCCACTCAGATTAAGAATGATATTAAGGGTTTATTTGATAATTATCAAAAAGCTTGCGTGCTGGCAGATTTAATGCTTTATAGTTTAGGAAGTTCTACCATAATTTCTGATATTTGTCAAGATAGTGCTATTGGTTACAAAGTTTCTAAATCTCTCTCAGTTCACATTTCAGCATTAGAAGAACTAGATCCTTTGCTACGCCTATATGAAGGTTGTGCTAACCGGACAATTGGCCGATTAGATGGTGCAACAGTTATTAAGTTTCATACTAATACACCGAAAATTTCCTATTTATTTTATCCCGAATTTGATACAGATCCGCATCCAGCTTTAGACACTGCTATGCACATTGATTTACGCGACCTTTCGGTGAGCTACGAAGAGTATTTTAGCTCTCGCAATCCTCCGATCCTGCATCGTAAGGAAACTTTTGTTACTCCTAATTATCCGCTGTATGATAAGTTTGCTCAACTTAGCCGCCAAGAGGAATATTTGGGCATTTTAGATGATATTAGTGGAATTAAAACTCGTCGAAATTGGGTGAAATTCCTCCAAGAATATGGGGTAAAAATTAAAGATCATTCTGTTTTTTGGCGTTCGGATGCTGACCCAGAGCGGGTTAAATTTTTGAAGGAAAAGATCCGAGAACGGCTCAAAAAAAGTAAAACAGTTAATTCTTAA
- a CDS encoding gamma-glutamylcyclotransferase family protein — protein MKVFVYGTLKPGECNYLRYCEGKVVAAEGAIAIGQLFALSLGYPAMTAGVGTVYGFVLTFTDSSILEELDRLEDYDRLRPPEKNEYQRQEIEVFDRDRQSLGMAWAYLMWRDRIHSLGGIPLPDGCWYSSLP, from the coding sequence ATGAAAGTCTTTGTGTATGGCACTCTCAAGCCGGGGGAATGCAATTATCTGCGCTACTGCGAGGGGAAGGTTGTGGCTGCTGAAGGGGCGATCGCGATCGGTCAGCTTTTTGCTTTATCACTAGGCTATCCTGCCATGACTGCGGGTGTTGGTACTGTGTATGGCTTTGTCCTCACATTCACTGACAGTAGTATTTTAGAGGAGCTCGATCGCCTGGAAGACTACGATCGCCTCCGCCCCCCTGAAAAAAACGAATATCAGCGTCAAGAGATTGAAGTCTTCGATCGCGATCGCCAATCTCTAGGAATGGCGTGGGCTTACTTAATGTGGCGCGATCGCATTCACTCCCTCGGCGGTATTCCTCTACCTGACGGTTGTTGGTACAGCAGCCTACCATAA
- a CDS encoding glycosyltransferase family 39 protein: MASTSDRSISKINLQLAIILLVIIILLGIGFRFFKIDHKLYWHDEVYTSMRAAGFTRQEIDNSLFQNRIIAASELQKYQRLKPETTATDTIHSLVTEDPQHPPLYFLLARFWMQHFGSSLTASRTLAALLSLLAFPLMYALAWELFSSHLVALLATAFIALSPFDILYAQTARQYSLLTVTVIGSSWLLLRVMRLQSWKNWGFYALSISLGLYTHPFFALTLIGQGSFLICRRLFINNFPSQGDLNTRDFSSIDYETSPGLSGTIPLPRGGLGRGVFNLSKNSYIYQFSLAVIAAIILYIPWLFVLITNFQRASDTTGWTQVSPGFLYLIKLWLLSFTAIFVDLDFGFDSVWTYLLRLPFLLLILGAIYQIYRYTNRSTNLFILTSVFAPFLILALPDIILGGKRSAVSRYLVSCFPGIQLAVAYLLATKIQTSQRLWRVVLAAVFTASIVSCTVSAFSDTWWNKDLSYYNAEIARVVNKNALNAVSPKSQFVITDSGDDFTNMGDLISLSYLLDQDVQLLLLSDSPNFDLLKAYADFFVFRPSEKLRLAIEQKQGKLEPVLESARLWKLKL; this comes from the coding sequence ATGGCATCTACATCCGATCGATCTATTAGCAAAATTAATCTTCAGTTAGCAATTATTTTATTAGTAATCATCATCCTTTTAGGTATAGGATTTCGCTTCTTTAAAATCGACCATAAATTATACTGGCATGATGAAGTTTATACATCAATGCGAGCGGCTGGATTCACCCGTCAAGAAATTGATAATAGCTTATTTCAAAATCGCATTATCGCCGCCTCTGAATTGCAAAAATATCAAAGATTGAAACCAGAAACTACAGCCACCGATACAATTCACTCATTGGTAACTGAAGATCCGCAACATCCCCCATTATACTTTCTCCTAGCTCGTTTCTGGATGCAACATTTTGGCAGTTCTTTAACAGCATCTCGCACCTTAGCAGCATTATTAAGTTTACTAGCATTTCCCCTAATGTACGCCTTGGCTTGGGAACTTTTTTCCTCACATTTGGTGGCGTTATTGGCAACAGCTTTTATAGCTTTATCTCCTTTTGATATCTTATATGCTCAGACGGCAAGACAGTACAGCTTGCTGACAGTAACAGTTATTGGTAGTAGTTGGTTGCTTCTAAGAGTAATGCGCTTACAGAGTTGGAAAAATTGGGGCTTTTATGCACTCTCGATCTCCCTCGGTTTATATACCCATCCTTTCTTTGCTCTCACACTAATAGGACAAGGATCGTTCCTTATTTGTCGTCGATTATTTATTAATAATTTCCCAAGCCAAGGCGATTTAAATACAAGAGATTTCAGCTCGATTGATTATGAAACCTCACCTGGTCTATCAGGAACCATCCCCTTACCAAGGGGAGGATTAGGAAGGGGTGTATTCAATTTAAGTAAAAACTCTTATATTTATCAATTTTCATTAGCAGTAATAGCCGCAATTATTCTTTATATCCCTTGGTTATTCGTACTCATAACTAATTTTCAACGCGCATCAGATACAACGGGTTGGACTCAAGTATCCCCAGGCTTCCTTTATCTTATAAAACTTTGGCTCCTCAGTTTTACAGCCATATTTGTAGACCTAGACTTTGGCTTTGATAGTGTCTGGACTTATCTACTAAGGCTGCCATTTCTCCTCCTAATTCTTGGGGCGATTTACCAAATATACCGTTACACTAACCGTTCAACTAACCTATTTATTCTCACCTCAGTTTTTGCCCCTTTTCTTATACTTGCCCTGCCAGATATAATATTAGGTGGCAAGCGGTCTGCTGTCAGCCGCTACCTAGTATCCTGTTTTCCGGGAATCCAGCTAGCAGTTGCTTACTTATTGGCAACTAAAATTCAAACTTCACAACGACTCTGGCGAGTTGTTTTGGCTGCCGTGTTCACGGCTAGTATAGTCTCTTGTACAGTTAGCGCTTTTTCTGATACTTGGTGGAACAAAGATTTAAGCTATTATAATGCAGAAATTGCCAGAGTTGTCAATAAAAATGCGCTTAATGCAGTCTCTCCTAAGTCCCAATTTGTCATTACTGATAGCGGCGATGATTTCACTAACATGGGCGATTTGATATCCTTGAGCTATTTACTCGATCAAGATGTACAACTACTGCTGTTAAGTGATTCGCCTAACTTTGATTTGCTTAAAGCTTATGCCGATTTCTTTGTATTCCGGCCTTCGGAAAAACTTCGCTTAGCTATTGAGCAAAAACAAGGTAAGCTAGAGCCAGTATTGGAATCTGCACGGCTGTGGAAATTGAAGCTCTAG
- a CDS encoding bifunctional sterol desaturase/short chain dehydrogenase, whose protein sequence is MTNYWIAAAWGLGSVLLAEVVRDLYHFLAHIYPPLYRLHVWHHRVFRPNLTPVNDRIYQQAHWRNDVPEALVMLFSCLLLWGVAYIATPNFHPWALVGCTYTLGFLLSAIARGWGLKGAGELTDLTHQPGDFLTPPSSWLVNRPYHWRHHFDNQNAYYCGTITLLDKLMGTALSLKGKTIAVTGASGTLGRELLTQLHKAGAKVIALTSGTQTLSLNLDGEELPVNTINWQISQESDLGELLEKVDILVINHGINVHGDRTKDAIANSYEINTFSAVRLIELFLTTVRTNEDMARKEIWVNTSEAEVIPAVSPLYELSKRALGDLVTLRRLDAPCVIRKLILGPFKSNLNPIGIMSANWVAKQIVKKAQSDHRNIIVTINPLTLLIFPLKEFCVSLYFQIFSRKNSLQERNRSI, encoded by the coding sequence ATGACAAATTATTGGATAGCAGCAGCTTGGGGATTAGGTTCTGTACTATTAGCAGAAGTAGTGCGAGACCTTTACCACTTCCTGGCCCATATTTACCCCCCCCTCTATCGGCTGCACGTATGGCATCACCGCGTCTTTCGGCCCAATTTAACCCCCGTCAACGATCGCATTTACCAACAAGCTCATTGGCGTAATGACGTGCCTGAAGCCTTAGTAATGCTGTTCAGTTGCTTACTGTTATGGGGTGTAGCCTACATCGCTACCCCAAACTTTCACCCCTGGGCTCTCGTCGGTTGTACCTACACATTAGGTTTCTTGCTAAGTGCGATCGCGCGTGGCTGGGGCCTCAAAGGTGCAGGCGAACTCACCGACTTAACCCATCAACCCGGCGACTTCCTCACCCCACCCTCTAGCTGGTTAGTCAACCGTCCCTATCACTGGCGGCACCACTTCGACAACCAAAATGCTTACTATTGCGGTACAATTACCCTACTAGACAAACTCATGGGTACAGCACTTTCCCTTAAAGGCAAAACCATCGCCGTCACTGGGGCCTCTGGAACGCTAGGTCGCGAACTCTTGACGCAACTCCACAAAGCGGGAGCCAAAGTCATCGCCCTCACATCGGGAACGCAAACCCTAAGCTTGAATCTAGACGGTGAAGAGTTGCCTGTAAATACTATAAATTGGCAAATAAGTCAAGAGTCCGACTTAGGAGAATTGCTAGAAAAAGTTGATATTCTCGTCATCAATCACGGCATCAACGTACACGGCGACAGAACAAAAGACGCGATCGCGAACTCCTACGAAATCAACACCTTCTCAGCAGTCAGACTAATCGAATTATTCCTCACCACCGTCCGCACAAACGAAGACATGGCACGTAAAGAAATCTGGGTAAATACCTCAGAAGCTGAAGTAATTCCAGCAGTTAGCCCCCTCTACGAACTTAGCAAACGTGCCTTGGGAGACTTAGTAACATTGCGCCGCCTAGACGCTCCCTGCGTCATCCGCAAACTAATTTTAGGCCCCTTTAAAAGCAATCTCAATCCCATCGGCATCATGTCCGCAAACTGGGTAGCTAAGCAAATAGTCAAAAAAGCTCAATCGGATCATCGTAACATCATCGTCACAATTAATCCCTTGACATTGCTCATTTTTCCCCTCAAAGAATTCTGTGTTTCTCTCTACTTTCAAATCTTTAGTCGCAAAAATTCCTTACAAGAAAGGAATAGAAGCATCTAA
- a CDS encoding alpha/beta fold hydrolase codes for MATIDILGVRHSYCLTAPTGSPHVLVFLHGWLLSRHYWQPLIDLLASDYQCLCYDLRGFGESEPSRGFEAPANLSYSPAAYAEDLAVLLEKLDISSAWLVGHSLGGAIALWAADLSPQQVKGVVCVNSGGGIYLKEEFERFRSVGQQLVRWRPLWLSYLPLMDLMFARMSVVNAIARFWGRQRLIDFAAAHPQAALGALLDSTTEAEVHLLPQIVARLKQPVYFITGDRDPIMEPKYVLHLASFHWLFAGCGENVMQIPDCGHLAMVEYPQVVATYLQRILSEDN; via the coding sequence ATGGCAACCATTGATATTTTGGGGGTTCGCCACTCTTACTGTTTGACGGCTCCCACTGGATCTCCCCACGTTTTAGTATTTCTGCATGGTTGGCTTTTAAGCCGTCACTATTGGCAACCGTTGATCGATTTGCTGGCATCTGATTATCAGTGCCTTTGCTACGATTTGCGAGGGTTTGGGGAATCTGAACCCAGCCGGGGGTTTGAAGCGCCTGCTAATTTGAGCTATAGTCCTGCGGCCTATGCTGAGGATTTGGCGGTTTTACTCGAAAAGTTAGATATTTCTAGTGCTTGGCTGGTTGGGCATTCCCTGGGGGGTGCGATCGCTCTTTGGGCCGCTGATTTGTCCCCGCAGCAAGTTAAGGGGGTAGTCTGCGTCAATTCTGGCGGCGGGATTTACCTGAAGGAGGAGTTTGAGCGATTTCGGTCAGTGGGCCAGCAGTTGGTGAGGTGGCGGCCGCTGTGGCTGTCTTATCTACCGCTAATGGATCTAATGTTTGCGCGAATGAGTGTGGTAAATGCGATCGCGCGTTTTTGGGGTCGTCAGCGGTTAATTGATTTTGCAGCGGCCCATCCCCAGGCGGCTTTAGGGGCGCTATTGGATTCTACTACTGAGGCGGAAGTACACCTTTTGCCGCAAATTGTAGCGCGATTGAAGCAGCCTGTTTATTTTATTACAGGCGATCGCGATCCAATTATGGAACCAAAATATGTTTTACATTTGGCTAGTTTTCACTGGCTATTTGCTGGATGTGGCGAGAATGTAATGCAAATTCCCGATTGTGGGCATTTGGCAATGGTTGAGTATCCACAGGTGGTAGCCACTTATTTGCAAAGGATATTGTCTGAGGACAACTAG
- a CDS encoding VOC family protein, translated as MVLAVSVIASALPPLHLSSFLPSLPLDSLFSTQGIMVMLLAAYAVAMWMFLTSAPKVHTIMVSDLAHARQFYEGILDLPVAEVPLHYYYNYEQTLGSTGIDPLYLSPNVGRAATASASGNPDGLWYQLMKNTQLHIISGAGLGQKNRQRHVCFDRDCLEQVLMRVQMQGIKYKIRREKPLNFLVKDLDGRVIEMAEVDN; from the coding sequence ATGGTTCTAGCAGTTAGTGTTATAGCTTCCGCACTCCCGCCTTTACATCTGAGTTCTTTTTTGCCATCCCTGCCACTGGATAGCTTGTTTTCGACTCAAGGCATTATGGTGATGCTTCTGGCTGCTTATGCAGTGGCGATGTGGATGTTTCTCACCAGTGCTCCCAAAGTTCACACGATCATGGTATCGGATCTCGCCCACGCCCGACAGTTCTATGAAGGTATCCTAGACCTACCAGTGGCAGAGGTTCCCCTCCACTACTACTACAACTACGAGCAAACTTTGGGGTCTACTGGCATTGACCCGCTCTACCTGTCCCCAAATGTGGGCAGAGCAGCCACAGCTTCAGCATCGGGGAACCCAGATGGTCTGTGGTATCAGTTAATGAAGAATACACAGTTACACATCATCAGCGGGGCGGGTTTGGGGCAGAAAAATCGCCAGCGGCACGTTTGTTTTGACCGCGACTGTTTGGAGCAAGTGTTGATGCGGGTACAAATGCAGGGTATTAAGTATAAGATTCGTCGCGAAAAACCGTTGAATTTCTTGGTTAAGGATTTAGATGGTCGCGTGATTGAAATGGCTGAGGTGGATAATTAG